The following are from one region of the Edwardsiella tarda ATCC 15947 = NBRC 105688 genome:
- a CDS encoding tail fiber assembly protein — protein MKYFKDSNNVIYAYDADGSQDEYIKDGLIHISEDEAMSIVNPPPTKEDLIREAALKKTSLLAEIDTVTKLWQTQLALNIILDSDKEKLKEWMRYAQSVAAVDPDSLPESWPVKPSV, from the coding sequence ATGAAATATTTTAAAGACAGCAATAATGTTATATACGCTTATGATGCTGATGGCTCACAGGATGAATACATCAAAGATGGCCTGATTCATATTTCAGAGGATGAAGCGATGTCCATCGTTAATCCACCACCAACAAAAGAGGATTTAATAAGAGAGGCGGCGCTTAAAAAAACATCTCTACTAGCTGAAATCGATACAGTCACAAAGTTATGGCAAACTCAATTAGCCCTAAACATTATTCTTGACTCAGATAAAGAAAAGCTCAAAGAATGGATGCGCTACGCACAATCTGTGGCAGCGGTTGACCCAGATAGCCTGCCTGAGTCATGGCCGGTAAAACCATCAGTATAA